A single Verrucomicrobiota bacterium DNA region contains:
- a CDS encoding type II toxin-antitoxin system HipA family toxin: MAPYFYSALGCPRCTSGRCSDGLPGLLADSLPDRFGNALIDAWLSTQGRTPQSFNAVERLCYTGARGMGALEFAPALGPKPQTSKKIEIDALVKLASEILSQRKNLKTSFASERRKNALNDILRVGTSAGGARAKAVIPWNPETHEVRSGQVAAGKGFGYWLLKFDGVTGNKDKELEDPKGYGAIEYAYSLMAKAAGLTLGECRLLEENGRRHFMSRRFDRLEGGEKLHMQSLCALAHFDFNHAGAYSYEQALLTIRQLNLPMEAVEEQFRRMTFNIIARNQDDHVKNIAFLMDKAGRWSLAPAFDVTYSHNPTGSWIATHQMTMNGKRDGFTLADFRACAKSALMKRGRAEAIVEEVRAVVATWPDYAEQAQVANEWRKQFQRNHRLEFPRT; the protein is encoded by the coding sequence ATAGCCCCATATTTTTATTCAGCTTTGGGATGCCCTCGATGCACGTCGGGAAGGTGCTCGGATGGCCTGCCGGGTCTGCTGGCTGATTCGCTGCCGGACCGATTCGGCAACGCCCTGATTGACGCCTGGCTCTCAACACAGGGCAGGACGCCACAAAGTTTCAATGCGGTTGAACGGCTTTGCTACACTGGGGCACGCGGCATGGGAGCGTTGGAGTTCGCGCCGGCTTTGGGACCGAAGCCGCAAACCTCGAAGAAGATCGAAATTGATGCCCTGGTCAAGCTGGCGTCTGAGATATTGAGCCAGCGCAAGAATCTGAAAACCAGCTTTGCGAGCGAGCGCAGGAAGAACGCTTTGAACGACATTCTGCGCGTCGGCACCTCCGCCGGCGGCGCACGGGCGAAGGCGGTCATTCCTTGGAATCCGGAGACTCACGAAGTTCGCTCCGGGCAGGTCGCGGCGGGAAAGGGTTTCGGCTACTGGTTGCTGAAATTCGATGGCGTCACCGGGAACAAAGACAAGGAACTCGAAGATCCCAAAGGGTATGGCGCAATCGAATACGCCTATTCGCTCATGGCGAAGGCGGCGGGCCTGACCCTGGGCGAGTGCCGCCTGCTCGAAGAAAACGGCCGGCGGCATTTCATGAGCCGGCGCTTTGACCGGCTCGAAGGCGGCGAGAAGCTGCACATGCAGTCGCTCTGCGCCTTGGCGCATTTCGACTTCAACCACGCGGGCGCATACTCCTACGAGCAGGCGTTGCTGACCATCCGCCAACTAAACCTGCCGATGGAAGCAGTGGAAGAGCAGTTTCGGCGAATGACCTTCAACATCATCGCGCGCAACCAGGACGATCACGTCAAGAACATCGCTTTCCTGATGGACAAGGCCGGACGCTGGTCGCTCGCCCCCGCGTTCGATGTGACCTACAGCCACAATCCGACCGGCAGTTGGATCGCCACACATCAAATGACGATGAACGGCAAGCGCGACGGATTCACGCTGGCCGACTTTCGCGCATGTGCCAAAAGTGCGTTGATGAAACGCGGTCGGGCAGAGGCCATCGTGGAGGAAGTTCGCGCCGTCGTCGCGACATGGCCGGACTACGCCGAGCAGGCGCAGGTGGCTAACGAGTGGCGCAAGCAATTCCAGCGAAACCATCGTTTGGAATTCCCACGCACATGA
- the glgB gene encoding 1,4-alpha-glucan branching protein GlgB: protein MNQTPVQPSETIRVFDIEDELPRPVPSHRPITTKATFVHEQDISSFLQGTNVRAYEKLGAHLLTVNGIGGTHFAVWAPNAERVQVMGDFNGWDKITHALHPLGQSGIWVGFAAGIGQGTHYKYHVVSRFNGHAIDKADPFAFWSEAPPETASVVWDLDYNWGDHAWMAERRGRNSPDAAVAIYEVHLGSWMRVSEEGNRWMSYRELAPKLAEYIQLMGFTHVELLPVTEHPFYGSWGYQTTGYFAPTSRYGTPQDFMFFVDYLHHRDIGVILDWVPSHFPTDGHSLAYFDGTHLFEHVDPRKGFHPDWNSAIFNYGRNEVRSFLISSALFWLDTYHVDGLRLDGVASMLYLDYSRKAGEWIPNQFGGRENLEAIDFLRQLNLAVTQNHPEVITIAEESTAWPMVSRAVADGGLGFHMKWDMGWMHDTLRYFKRNPIHRSYHHGELAFRMVYAFSENYILPLSHDEVVHGKGSLFGMMSGDEWQKYANLRLLFGYMYGQPGKKLLFMGAELAQWPEWSHESSVEWSVSADRYHGGAQKWLSDLNRLYVAEPALHELDFHPKGFQWIDYNDTKNTTLSFVRRARSNDDIVLVVLNFTPVVIKNYRVGVPRGGFWKELLNSDSQFYGGGAHGNAGGVQTEPVKQHRQACSVRLILPPLSALFLVNREARTPG from the coding sequence ATGAACCAAACTCCAGTTCAACCTTCCGAGACGATTCGTGTCTTCGACATTGAAGACGAGCTTCCTCGACCAGTACCCAGCCATCGGCCAATTACAACCAAGGCGACTTTCGTTCACGAGCAAGACATCAGTTCATTTCTGCAAGGCACTAATGTTCGCGCATACGAAAAACTTGGAGCCCACCTGTTGACGGTGAATGGGATTGGGGGCACTCACTTCGCAGTGTGGGCCCCCAATGCCGAGCGAGTCCAAGTCATGGGCGACTTTAATGGCTGGGATAAAATCACACATGCGTTGCATCCGCTCGGGCAATCCGGCATCTGGGTGGGTTTCGCTGCGGGGATAGGCCAGGGAACGCATTACAAGTATCACGTGGTTTCGCGTTTCAATGGGCATGCGATTGACAAGGCTGACCCGTTTGCTTTCTGGAGTGAAGCGCCCCCCGAAACCGCGTCGGTGGTATGGGACCTGGACTATAATTGGGGTGATCACGCCTGGATGGCAGAACGACGCGGGCGAAATTCACCAGACGCTGCCGTTGCAATTTACGAAGTCCATTTGGGTTCGTGGATGCGTGTGTCGGAAGAAGGGAATCGCTGGATGAGCTATCGGGAACTCGCGCCGAAGCTGGCGGAATACATCCAACTCATGGGCTTCACACACGTGGAACTGTTGCCGGTTACCGAGCATCCGTTTTACGGGTCGTGGGGCTACCAAACGACCGGGTACTTCGCGCCGACGAGCCGCTACGGAACGCCGCAAGATTTCATGTTCTTTGTGGACTATCTCCATCATCGCGACATCGGGGTAATCCTTGACTGGGTTCCTTCCCATTTCCCGACCGATGGTCACTCACTGGCTTACTTTGACGGGACGCACCTCTTTGAACACGTCGATCCGCGAAAGGGCTTTCATCCGGACTGGAACAGCGCGATTTTCAATTATGGGCGCAACGAAGTCCGCAGTTTTCTGATCAGCAGCGCGTTGTTTTGGCTGGATACGTATCACGTGGACGGATTGCGGTTGGATGGAGTGGCATCCATGCTCTACCTGGACTACTCGCGCAAGGCAGGAGAATGGATTCCAAATCAATTTGGTGGCCGTGAGAACCTGGAAGCCATTGACTTCTTACGGCAGCTTAACCTGGCGGTCACGCAAAATCATCCTGAAGTCATCACGATCGCCGAAGAGTCCACGGCGTGGCCAATGGTTTCGCGCGCCGTTGCCGATGGAGGACTAGGCTTCCACATGAAATGGGACATGGGTTGGATGCATGACACGCTGCGCTATTTTAAGCGGAATCCCATTCATCGAAGTTATCACCACGGTGAACTGGCGTTCCGAATGGTTTATGCCTTCAGCGAAAATTACATCCTTCCGCTTTCGCATGATGAAGTTGTCCATGGCAAAGGATCATTGTTCGGGATGATGAGTGGCGATGAATGGCAAAAGTATGCAAACCTGCGGTTGCTTTTCGGCTACATGTACGGTCAACCGGGAAAAAAACTCTTGTTCATGGGCGCTGAACTGGCCCAATGGCCGGAGTGGAGCCATGAGTCCAGTGTGGAATGGAGCGTGTCAGCGGATCGTTATCATGGCGGTGCACAGAAGTGGTTGAGTGATCTGAACCGTTTATACGTCGCTGAACCAGCGCTGCACGAACTTGATTTTCATCCGAAAGGTTTTCAGTGGATTGACTACAATGACACAAAGAACACAACGCTCAGTTTCGTTCGTCGAGCGCGTTCGAACGACGACATCGTGCTGGTCGTCTTGAATTTCACGCCGGTTGTCATCAAGAATTATCGCGTCGGCGTGCCGCGCGGCGGGTTTTGGAAAGAGTTGTTGAACAGCGACTCTCAATTCTACGGTGGCGGCGCACATGGAAACGCGGGCGGCGTTCAGACCGAACCTGTCAAACAGCATCGGCAAGCGTGCTCAGTCCGTTTGATCTTGCCCCCCTTGAGCGCCTTGTTTCTTGTCAATCGTGAAGCTCGAACACCCGGATAA
- a CDS encoding glycosyltransferase family 4 protein, with protein sequence MRIAMFSWETLHSKAVGGIAAHVTELAAALQRRGHELHVFTPPNCGNGSARQIEGVWYHYCPFNSSAVFVDQVQEMCRSFVWHFLQTEDFSGHFDVVHSHDWLASNAMVWIKQGRPDHRAVLTIHSTEYGRSGNAFWNGTSERIRDHERHGTYCADRVIAVSNTLKGELMWIYNLPDWKCWAIYNGVPVHKFDGFIDPATVKRKYGIAPLDPTVLFSGRLCLQKAPDLLLEAVPGLLRYYPDAKFVFAGDGHMRRELECRAGQLGVSHATRFLGYHNGWELIDLYKACDAVCLPSRNEPFGITALEGWAAGKPVVASQNGGPNEFIWHNVTGLKVCPQVDSVGWGIGTLFTNFEWARWMGANGRRAAETAFTWDIIAEKTEQCYRL encoded by the coding sequence ATGCGCATAGCGATGTTCTCATGGGAAACGCTTCACTCGAAGGCGGTGGGAGGAATTGCGGCTCACGTGACGGAATTGGCGGCGGCGCTTCAGCGCCGCGGACATGAGTTGCACGTTTTCACTCCACCCAACTGCGGCAATGGGAGCGCGCGGCAGATTGAAGGCGTTTGGTATCATTACTGTCCGTTCAATTCGAGCGCTGTTTTCGTGGACCAAGTCCAGGAGATGTGCCGTTCGTTTGTCTGGCATTTCCTTCAGACCGAAGACTTCAGCGGGCATTTCGATGTCGTTCACAGTCATGACTGGCTCGCTTCTAACGCGATGGTCTGGATCAAGCAAGGACGGCCCGATCATCGTGCCGTGCTCACGATTCATTCGACTGAATATGGACGTTCCGGCAATGCGTTTTGGAATGGGACATCGGAGCGCATTCGCGATCACGAGCGCCACGGCACCTACTGCGCTGACCGCGTGATTGCTGTTAGCAACACACTCAAGGGTGAATTGATGTGGATCTACAATCTGCCGGATTGGAAGTGCTGGGCAATCTACAACGGCGTGCCCGTCCACAAATTCGACGGTTTCATTGACCCGGCAACGGTCAAACGCAAATATGGCATCGCGCCGCTTGATCCGACCGTTTTGTTCAGCGGCCGCCTGTGCCTTCAAAAAGCGCCGGATCTGCTGCTCGAAGCGGTTCCCGGCCTCCTCCGTTATTATCCGGACGCAAAATTTGTATTCGCCGGTGACGGTCACATGCGCCGGGAGTTGGAATGTCGAGCAGGGCAACTTGGCGTGTCCCATGCCACACGTTTTCTTGGCTATCACAACGGCTGGGAATTGATCGACCTTTACAAAGCCTGCGATGCAGTGTGTTTGCCGAGTCGCAACGAGCCTTTTGGAATCACTGCGCTGGAAGGCTGGGCCGCCGGAAAGCCGGTGGTTGCTTCGCAGAACGGAGGGCCGAATGAGTTCATCTGGCACAACGTTACGGGACTGAAGGTTTGCCCCCAGGTAGATTCGGTCGGCTGGGGTATCGGCACGTTGTTCACCAATTTCGAATGGGCGCGCTGGATGGGAGCCAATGGGCGCCGCGCCGCTGAAACCGCTTTCACGTGGGACATCATCGCGGAAAAAACGGAGCAGTGTTATCGCTTATGA
- a CDS encoding glycoside hydrolase family 57: MSTVFHALILNLHQPSGNLEDLLKNQEWEARQILCAIDRIPRSLWGYEDVGRVHLSVSGTLLETLANPDFQRRVYGIVKCGDLLWHLQNQKIIQVLGTAYYHPVLPLIPRADWEEQLVRWLGIGRHLFWRPRISGFWPPEMGFCMELIPLLKRLGYRYVIVDSEHVEPIAPMRWDEIRYQPHIARHAGEEIVVVVRDRELSDAQQSGMDHGWFMSEAHERTKYCNFPPLVTTCSDGDNGGWFRNSCAKGNFWGVFYQPLLDWVRRGETEIRPSFIDDYLNNYGAHGLVHVRTGAWNTGWHSGKGFLQWTGSQAQKDALNRVAQTSEMLHATQRRFAQRGVNHPDMSRVLEEAHWRLLRAETSCNFFWGEAWVHRCRSELDESLARLGRVAYLLV; this comes from the coding sequence ATGAGCACCGTGTTTCATGCGCTGATTTTGAACCTGCACCAGCCGTCCGGAAATCTGGAGGACTTGCTGAAGAACCAAGAATGGGAAGCTCGCCAAATACTCTGTGCAATCGACCGTATTCCGCGTTCGCTTTGGGGATACGAGGATGTGGGACGTGTTCATCTTTCAGTTTCCGGCACTCTATTGGAAACGCTGGCGAACCCGGATTTTCAACGGCGCGTTTACGGCATCGTGAAATGCGGCGACTTGCTCTGGCATCTGCAAAATCAGAAAATCATCCAGGTTCTCGGCACGGCTTATTACCACCCGGTATTGCCTCTCATTCCGCGAGCCGATTGGGAAGAACAACTCGTCCGTTGGCTGGGCATCGGGCGTCATCTCTTCTGGCGGCCGCGAATCTCCGGTTTCTGGCCACCGGAAATGGGCTTTTGCATGGAACTCATTCCGCTGCTCAAAAGGCTCGGCTACCGGTACGTGATCGTTGACAGCGAGCACGTCGAACCGATCGCGCCAATGCGCTGGGATGAAATTCGCTACCAGCCTCACATCGCGCGGCACGCTGGCGAGGAAATCGTTGTTGTGGTCAGAGACCGCGAGTTGTCGGACGCACAGCAATCGGGAATGGACCACGGGTGGTTCATGTCCGAAGCGCATGAACGTACAAAGTACTGCAACTTCCCGCCGCTGGTAACGACATGCAGCGACGGTGACAACGGCGGGTGGTTTCGCAATAGTTGTGCAAAAGGAAATTTCTGGGGCGTGTTCTACCAACCATTGCTCGATTGGGTGCGGCGGGGCGAAACGGAAATTCGGCCTTCCTTCATTGACGATTACTTGAATAATTACGGCGCTCATGGATTGGTCCACGTGCGCACGGGCGCGTGGAACACCGGTTGGCATAGCGGCAAAGGCTTCCTCCAATGGACAGGTTCGCAGGCGCAAAAGGATGCGCTCAATCGTGTCGCACAGACGAGCGAAATGCTGCACGCAACGCAGCGCAGGTTCGCCCAACGTGGCGTGAATCACCCAGATATGTCTCGCGTTCTGGAGGAAGCACACTGGCGGCTGCTGCGCGCCGAAACAAGCTGCAATTTTTTCTGGGGTGAAGCCTGGGTGCATCGTTGCCGCAGCGAACTCGACGAGAGCTTGGCAAGGCTCGGTCGAGTCGCATATCTCTTGGTTTAG
- the mgtA gene encoding magnesium-translocating P-type ATPase yields MIDKNQGREARGMPSRRAAHWFLWLIGVALLVTVVIAAVRFSEAREFVRLVEKSQPWWIVLAVVFQAGTYLAQGEVFRCVGRAGRFPLRIPTVYRLSLMKLFVDQALPSGGLSGTFAVANALERRGMPRTIVAAAIVIDLVSYYAAYVLSLAVALILAALHGEASKLILMIAFVFGFYGSAVSAAILVLSGRAAPPSLLRVAHFRPLRNTLEFLADADPHLARNVQILLQAGMYQLAIFLLDAATVWILIKSLGVSSSTGGVFTSFMISTLFRSVGILPGGLGSFEAASILTLRMTGVPIAVALSATLLFRGLSFWIPMLPGFWFSRRAMAQRHNVAGTPSRQHAGPSRANSFGIVESTNLENTSQFGSDEEKCRSVSFSTGAGQSRPTKPPTRTVSPAGLPFWSCPQDALSNQLQCGPNGLSVSEAKARLEHYGTDSLKPGKRTGWMTLLLAQFKTPIILILLFAAGLSFFLRDATDACIILVIVGISGLLGFWQEKSAADAVASLLALVQVKVMVLRDDNLVEVPIEQIMPGDVVVLNAGDVVPGDGRILESRHLFVDEATLTGETFPVEKLAGLIAADVPPSRRTNSLFLGTHVVSGTAKLFVVQTGKQTEFGKISEKLKLRPTETEFEHGVRRFGYFLLEVTLLLVIGIFAFNVYLARPVLDSLLFALALAVGLTPQLLPAIISVNLAHGARRMAEQKVIVKRLASIENFGSMTVLCCDKTGTLTEGQVKLESAVDISGNETPKALAYAALNASFQTGYTNPMDPAILARHAVDRAAWQKLDEEPYDFARRRMSVLISRDDLRIIVTKGALPNVLAVCSRAEASDGRTVDVSAARASIDQQLHAFSRRGLRVLGVAYRLLPSATGITKEHEAEMIFLGILSFSDPLRSDITQTLGDLRSAGVTLKIITGDHHLVALDMSRQAGFVQPRWLTGPNLRTMSNEALLRRVNEVDVFAEVEPNQKERLILALRKSGQVVGYMGDGINDASALHAADVGISVAGAADVAKEAADIVLLEKDLAVLARGVREGRVTFANTLKYVFMATSANFGNMFSMAGASLFLPFLPLLPKQILSLNLLTDLPEMTIATDRVDEEWTCQPRRWNLKFIRRFMITFGLLSSVFDYATFAVLLFALGLNADEFRSGWFVESVISASLIVLVVRTPRPLLRSIPSRPLLLATMLVATVALTLPITPVAPMLGLVPLPLWTLAILLLIVACYVVAAEWTKRVFYQHIVVS; encoded by the coding sequence GTGATTGATAAAAACCAGGGGCGGGAAGCCCGAGGCATGCCGAGCCGTCGTGCTGCGCACTGGTTTTTGTGGCTGATTGGAGTTGCGCTGCTGGTGACGGTCGTCATCGCTGCGGTTCGCTTCTCCGAAGCACGGGAGTTTGTTCGGCTCGTGGAAAAGTCACAACCGTGGTGGATCGTTTTGGCGGTCGTTTTTCAGGCTGGAACGTACCTCGCGCAAGGTGAAGTCTTTCGTTGCGTCGGCCGCGCGGGAAGGTTTCCGCTCCGCATACCGACGGTTTACCGTCTCAGCCTGATGAAATTGTTCGTGGATCAGGCTCTTCCATCTGGTGGCCTGAGCGGAACTTTCGCGGTCGCGAATGCCCTCGAACGCAGGGGAATGCCACGAACGATAGTCGCGGCGGCTATCGTCATCGATCTCGTTTCGTATTATGCGGCGTACGTGCTAAGTCTTGCCGTCGCGCTCATCCTGGCTGCCCTCCATGGTGAAGCCAGCAAACTGATTTTGATGATTGCGTTCGTGTTTGGTTTCTACGGGAGCGCGGTGAGCGCGGCGATACTGGTGCTTTCCGGACGGGCTGCTCCGCCATCTCTCTTGCGGGTGGCGCATTTCCGACCACTTCGAAACACGTTGGAATTTCTCGCGGACGCCGATCCTCATCTCGCGCGCAATGTTCAAATCCTGCTCCAGGCCGGCATGTATCAACTCGCAATTTTCCTGCTCGATGCCGCAACGGTGTGGATTCTCATCAAGTCTCTGGGAGTGAGCAGCTCAACCGGTGGTGTGTTCACGAGCTTCATGATTTCGACTCTGTTCCGTTCGGTTGGCATATTGCCTGGCGGTCTGGGTTCATTCGAAGCGGCATCCATCTTGACGCTCAGGATGACGGGCGTGCCGATTGCGGTCGCTCTCTCGGCGACACTTTTATTCCGCGGCCTGAGTTTTTGGATTCCGATGTTGCCGGGTTTCTGGTTCTCTCGCCGCGCAATGGCCCAACGCCACAACGTGGCAGGGACGCCGTCCCGCCAACACGCCGGTCCATCCAGGGCAAACAGTTTTGGAATCGTTGAAAGTACAAACTTAGAAAATACTTCGCAGTTCGGGAGCGATGAAGAAAAGTGTCGGTCTGTTTCCTTTTCGACCGGGGCCGGCCAATCTCGGCCGACGAAGCCGCCCACGCGCACGGTCTCGCCGGCAGGACTGCCGTTTTGGAGTTGCCCGCAGGACGCATTGTCCAATCAACTGCAATGCGGCCCAAACGGCCTCAGCGTCTCGGAAGCCAAAGCCAGACTTGAGCACTACGGAACCGATTCACTCAAGCCGGGGAAGCGCACGGGTTGGATGACGCTTCTGCTGGCTCAGTTCAAGACGCCCATCATCCTGATTTTGCTGTTCGCTGCTGGTCTCTCCTTCTTTCTGCGCGATGCCACGGACGCTTGCATCATTTTGGTTATTGTTGGCATCAGCGGGTTGCTCGGATTCTGGCAGGAGAAGAGCGCAGCGGATGCGGTCGCCAGCCTGCTCGCACTGGTGCAGGTCAAAGTGATGGTGCTGCGGGACGATAACCTGGTTGAAGTCCCGATAGAGCAGATCATGCCGGGAGACGTGGTCGTTCTCAACGCTGGCGACGTTGTGCCGGGTGATGGCCGAATTCTGGAGAGCAGACACCTCTTCGTCGATGAAGCGACTCTCACTGGCGAAACCTTTCCCGTGGAGAAATTGGCCGGACTGATTGCGGCGGATGTACCCCCGAGCCGGCGGACGAACAGTCTTTTCTTGGGAACGCACGTTGTGAGCGGGACGGCGAAACTGTTTGTCGTCCAGACAGGCAAGCAAACAGAATTCGGAAAAATCTCGGAGAAGCTGAAGTTAAGACCCACTGAAACGGAATTTGAACACGGCGTCCGACGTTTCGGCTATTTCCTGCTGGAGGTGACGCTGTTGTTGGTCATTGGCATCTTCGCTTTCAACGTTTATCTGGCCAGACCGGTTCTGGATTCGCTGCTCTTCGCGCTCGCGCTCGCGGTCGGGCTGACGCCGCAATTGCTGCCGGCCATCATCAGTGTCAACCTCGCCCACGGCGCAAGGCGCATGGCGGAGCAGAAGGTCATCGTCAAACGTCTCGCGTCGATTGAAAACTTTGGCAGCATGACAGTGCTCTGCTGCGACAAAACCGGAACGCTCACTGAAGGTCAAGTGAAGCTCGAATCCGCCGTGGACATCTCCGGCAACGAAACCCCAAAAGCCCTCGCTTATGCGGCCCTGAATGCCTCGTTCCAGACCGGTTACACCAACCCAATGGACCCGGCGATCCTGGCGCGCCACGCGGTAGATCGGGCGGCTTGGCAAAAGCTCGACGAAGAGCCGTACGATTTTGCGCGCCGGCGCATGAGCGTCCTGATTTCCCGTGACGACCTGCGCATCATCGTGACCAAAGGCGCTCTGCCGAATGTGCTGGCCGTGTGCTCGCGCGCAGAAGCCAGTGACGGAAGAACAGTGGATGTCTCCGCCGCTCGCGCATCCATCGATCAACAATTGCACGCCTTTAGCCGGCGAGGATTGCGGGTTCTGGGTGTCGCCTATCGCTTGCTCCCGTCCGCGACCGGCATCACGAAAGAGCACGAGGCAGAGATGATTTTCCTGGGCATCCTGTCGTTCTCAGATCCATTGCGTTCGGATATCACGCAGACCTTGGGCGACCTTAGATCAGCCGGCGTTACTCTCAAGATCATCACGGGCGATCACCACCTCGTCGCGTTGGACATGAGCCGCCAGGCTGGTTTTGTTCAACCTCGTTGGCTTACGGGACCGAACTTGCGGACCATGAGTAACGAGGCCTTGCTGCGTCGCGTGAACGAAGTGGACGTCTTTGCGGAAGTGGAACCGAACCAAAAGGAGCGCCTCATTCTCGCGCTGCGGAAGTCGGGGCAGGTCGTCGGTTACATGGGCGACGGCATCAATGATGCCTCCGCGCTTCATGCAGCCGACGTGGGCATTTCGGTCGCTGGCGCAGCAGATGTCGCCAAGGAAGCTGCCGACATCGTGCTGCTCGAGAAGGACCTTGCAGTGCTGGCGCGCGGCGTGCGTGAAGGGCGCGTCACGTTTGCGAACACGTTGAAATATGTCTTCATGGCCACGAGCGCGAACTTCGGAAACATGTTTAGCATGGCTGGCGCATCGCTGTTTCTTCCCTTCCTTCCGCTGCTCCCGAAACAGATCCTTTCACTCAACCTGCTCACCGATTTGCCTGAAATGACCATCGCGACGGATCGCGTTGACGAGGAATGGACGTGTCAGCCGCGGCGGTGGAACTTGAAATTTATCCGCCGCTTCATGATTACGTTCGGGCTGTTAAGCTCGGTGTTCGACTATGCGACCTTTGCGGTTCTGTTGTTTGCCCTGGGCCTAAATGCTGACGAATTCCGGTCGGGCTGGTTTGTGGAGTCAGTGATCTCGGCGTCGCTGATTGTCCTCGTTGTGCGTACGCCTCGGCCATTGCTCCGGAGCATTCCCAGTCGGCCGCTTCTATTGGCGACGATGCTTGTCGCAACCGTTGCGCTTACGCTGCCAATTACACCGGTGGCCCCGATGCTGGGCTTGGTGCCGTTGCCATTATGGACGCTGGCAATTTTGTTGCTCATCGTTGCGTGCTACGTCGTGGCCGCGGAGTGGACGAAGCGGGTGTTTTACCAGCACATTGTGGTGTCATAA
- a CDS encoding TIM barrel protein: MRKATRIRIGNQTAFSATSAVAPFEYAAKHGFDAFEWFPDKKSGGAGWDENDLDAEGRSKIRGTAVACDIRLSVHARWQANPLQPEGTPILLKDVELAEDLGASLLNIHLYTEAGLDVYVDAVEPLVKVVVGAGLQLSIENTPLTSPEHFNELFARLRTRHSISMKHVGMCLDLGHANLCAHTRNDYLKYLAQLDRQVPIIHLHVHENWGDYDSHLPLFTGPAERNMVGVREFVAQMHARNFSGSIILEQWPHPPSLLNQARDGLKQLFAETMRRTPIRKRNNVV, from the coding sequence ATGCGTAAGGCCACGCGTATACGGATTGGGAATCAGACTGCGTTTTCCGCAACCAGCGCTGTTGCACCGTTCGAGTATGCTGCCAAGCATGGCTTTGACGCGTTCGAATGGTTTCCAGATAAAAAATCCGGGGGCGCGGGTTGGGACGAAAACGACCTCGATGCCGAAGGTCGGAGCAAGATTCGTGGGACGGCTGTTGCTTGCGACATTCGTCTTTCCGTCCACGCTCGTTGGCAAGCCAACCCGCTGCAGCCGGAAGGCACGCCAATCCTACTTAAAGACGTCGAACTCGCGGAGGACCTTGGCGCTTCACTGCTGAACATTCATCTCTACACCGAAGCCGGGTTGGATGTCTATGTAGACGCGGTTGAGCCTCTAGTTAAAGTCGTTGTTGGAGCCGGCCTCCAGCTTTCAATTGAAAATACACCTCTCACTTCGCCGGAACATTTTAATGAATTATTCGCGCGATTGCGCACCCGCCATTCCATTTCCATGAAACACGTCGGTATGTGCCTCGATCTGGGCCACGCCAATCTGTGTGCTCACACGCGAAACGACTATCTAAAATATCTTGCCCAATTGGACCGCCAAGTGCCGATCATTCATCTTCACGTTCACGAAAACTGGGGCGATTATGACAGCCATTTGCCGCTCTTCACCGGTCCTGCTGAAAGAAACATGGTCGGGGTGCGCGAATTCGTGGCCCAAATGCACGCGCGCAACTTTTCTGGCTCGATCATTCTCGAACAGTGGCCGCACCCCCCCTCGCTCCTGAACCAGGCTCGTGACGGCCTGAAGCAATTATTTGCCGAGACAATGAGAAGGACGCCGATCCGAAAAAGAAATAATGTCGTATGA